One window from the genome of Rhodococcus sp. ABRD24 encodes:
- a CDS encoding WhiB family transcriptional regulator produces the protein MAVPNHLPGPNADVWDWQIHGLCRGVDSAVFFHPDGERGRARAQRENRAKEMCRRCPVLAQCRNHALAVCEPYGIWGGMSEAERELHTRQMRRRIA, from the coding sequence ATGGCTGTTCCGAATCACCTTCCCGGCCCGAATGCCGACGTCTGGGACTGGCAGATCCACGGACTGTGTCGTGGGGTGGATTCCGCAGTGTTCTTCCATCCCGACGGTGAGCGTGGCCGTGCCCGCGCACAGCGGGAGAACCGAGCCAAGGAGATGTGCCGACGGTGCCCCGTGCTCGCCCAGTGCCGCAATCACGCGCTGGCGGTGTGTGAGCCGTACGGCATCTGGGGCGGGATGTCGGAGGCCGAGCGCGAACTTCACACTCGCCAGATGCGTCGCCGGATCGCCTGA